In the Dioscorea cayenensis subsp. rotundata cultivar TDr96_F1 chromosome 12, TDr96_F1_v2_PseudoChromosome.rev07_lg8_w22 25.fasta, whole genome shotgun sequence genome, one interval contains:
- the LOC120274131 gene encoding serine/threonine-protein kinase BSK1-like: MGCCFSTAAHQPKNHDSDNDEHNQDTNVNPAEDTNVNPAEDTNVIPTEDTNVNPAEDTNVIPTEVMALSEYGWNYVTEQHQEGTTPFRQYTLQELMAATDGFSEQKFLSKGDGEIPNNTYSGLLPGGRQIAVKNFSLLAWPDEEQFKVMAIRGGRLRHRRLVNLIGYCCDDDERLLVAEFMPNDSLATYLSNPKKRTMEWSMRLRVARYIAEALEYCINEAQTLYFDLNPNKVLFDEADNPCLSCFGLAKNHMRRRCYRTNISYTPPECITRIDRSLPEIHVVGMIIPESMIYSFGIMLRDLLSGKQILGIEAVRLILGKKIPIILDSRLNGEYSIEEETALVKLAHQCLEQSPTSRPTITDVIATFAQIQSNNAGPSNSMPGIDEQDT, from the exons ATGGGTTGCTGCTTTTCCACCGCCGCCCACCAACCGAAGAACCACGACTCCGACAACGACGAGCACAACCAAGACACCAATGTCAACCCAGCCGAGGACACCAATGTCAACCCCGCCGAGGACACCAATGTCATCCCCACCGAGGACACCAACGTCAACCCCGCCGAGGACACCAATGTCATCCCCACCGAGGTGATGGCCCTCTCAGAATACGGATGGAACTACGTCACGGAACAACATCAAGAGGGAACAACGCCATTCCGCCAGTACACTCTTCAGGAGTTAATGGCGGCGACGGATGGATTTTCCGAGCAGAAATTTCTCTCAAAAGGCGACGGTGAAATCCCAAACAACACTTACAGCGGCCTCCTTCCTGGGGGCCGGCAAATCGCGGTCAAGAATTTCTCATTGTTGGCCTGGCCTGATGAAGAGCAGTTCAAG GTGATGGCGATTAGAGGGGGAAGGTTGAGACACCGGAGGCTTGTGAACTTGATTGGGTACTGCTGCGATGATGATGAGCGGCTTCTTGTGGCGGAGTTCATGCCCAATGATTCACTCGCCACGTATCTTTCCAACC CTAAAAAAAGAACCATGGAGTGGTCTATGCGCTTAAGAGTCGCACGTTATATAGCAGAAGCCTTGGAATATTGCATCAATGAAGCACAAACTTTGTATTTTGATCTAAATCCAAATAAAGTCCTCTTTGATGAG GCTGACAATCCTTGTCTTTCTTGTTTCGGTCTAGCGAAAAATCACATGAGACGTAGATGTTACCGCACTAACATTTCTTACACACCTCCAGAGTGCATAACGAGGATTGACAGATCATTGCCTGAAATTCATGTAGTGG gAATGATCATTCCTGAAAGCATGATATACAGCTTTGGCATTATGCTACGAGATCTACTTAGCGGAAAGCAAATTCTGGGAATCGAG GCAGTAAGGCTGATATTGGGTAAAAAAATCCCTATCATTCTAGATTCTCGTTTGAATGGTGAATATTCTATTGAAGAGGAAACTGCTTTGGTGAAACTTGCTCATCAATGTTTGGAACAGAGTCCTACTAGCCGACCCACTATAACAGATGTTATCGCAACATTTGCACAAATTCAAAGCAATAATGCA GGACCATCTAATTCAATGCCAGGGATTGACGAGCAAGATACATAA
- the LOC120273781 gene encoding probable leucine-rich repeat receptor-like protein kinase At1g68400 has translation MARAKSTFDIKKTYLHMSWHLSSLSRLYRFYRLDLSFNLLCGQIPLSLNHLPYLLTLRLNSNNLSGPIPVLSLPNLQDLNLSSNSLTSPIPPSLSSFPLASFTGNPTLPTGSPTTTTISSSPGSKLDQGIHLLGMNHATLIAIIAMT, from the coding sequence ATGGCAAGAGCAAAATCGacatttgatattaaaaaaacatatcttCATATGAGTTGGCATCTCTCATCCCTCTCTCGCCTCTATCGCTTCTATCGCCTCGATCTCTCCTTCAACCTCCTCTGTGGCCAGATCCCTCTCTCCTTGAACCACTTACCCTATCTCCTCACCCTCCGTCTCAACTCTAACAACCTCTCCGGCCCAATCCCCGTCCTCTCCCTCCCCAATCTACAAGACCTAAACCTCTCCTCAAATTCCCTCACTAGTCCCATTCCACCCTCACTCTCCTCCTTCCCACTGGCATCATTCACCGGAAATCCCACCCTCCCCACCGGATCCCCCACCACCACCACGATCTCCTCATCCCCAGGATCCAAACTAGATCAGGGCATCCACCTCTTAGGAATGAACCATGCCACCCTGATCGCTATCATCGCCATGACCTAG
- the LOC120274038 gene encoding serine/threonine-protein kinase BSK1-2-like: MGCCFGTGHQSEIDSDNDDHDDTSDTNVNPVIIPMALSQDGWNNITEQHQEGTTPFRHYTLQELMEATDGFSDQNFLSKGDGEIPNNTYSGSLPGGRRIAVKRFSLLAWPDEEQFKLMAIRGGRLRHRRLVNLIGYYCDADERLLVAEFTPNDSLATYLSDSKNRTMEWSMRLRVACYIAEALEYCINEARTLYFDLNPNKVLFDEAGNPCLSCFGLAKNHSKR; the protein is encoded by the exons ATGGGTTGCTGCTTTGGCACCGGCCACCAATCGGAGATCGACTCCGACAACGACGACCACGACGATACTTCAGACACCAATGTCAACCCCGTCATTATACCAATGGCCCTCTCACAAGACGGATGGAACAACATCACCGAACAACATCAAGAGGGAACAACGCCCTTCCGCCATTACACTCTTCAGGAGCTAATGGAGGCGACGGATGGATTTTCCGACCAGAACTTTCTCTCAAAAGGCGATGGTGAAATCCCGAACAACACTTACAGCGGCAGCCTTCCTGGGGGCCGGCGAATCGCCGTCAAAAGGTTCTCCTTGTTGGCCTGGCCTGATGAAGAGCAGTTCAAG TTGATGGCGATTAGAGGGGGAAGGTTGAGACACCGGAGGCTTGTGAACTTGATTGGGTACTACTGCGATGCTGATGAGCGGCTTCTTGTGGCGGAGTTCACGCCCAATGATTCACTTGCCACGTATCTTTCCGACT CTAAAAATAGAACCATGGAGTGGTCTATGCGCTTAAGAGTCGCATGCTATATAGCAGAAGCCTTGGAATATTGCATCAATGAAGCACGAACTCTGTATTTTGATCTAAATCCAAATAAAGTTCTCTTTGATGAG GCCGGCAATCCTTGTCTTTCTTGTTTTGGTCTTGcgaaaaatcacagcaaaaggtAG